A single window of Nicotiana sylvestris chromosome 5, ASM39365v2, whole genome shotgun sequence DNA harbors:
- the LOC138869147 gene encoding uncharacterized protein, whose amino-acid sequence MDPLKYIFQKPMPTGKLAKCQILLSEFDIIYVTQKAVKGQALVDHLVENPVLFIGEDIVESYDGWRIFFDGAANFKGVGIGAVLVSKIGQHYPVSLKLKFPCTNNMAEYETCILGLNMAIDMNIQELLVIGDSDLLVHQVQEEWATKNSKILPYLHHVQDLKKRFTKIEFRHIPRIQNEFANALATLSSMIQHPDKNFIDPILVRIHSQPSYYAYVEEETDGKP is encoded by the exons atggatcccttgaagtatatctttcaaaaacccatgcccactggcaagctggctAAGTgtcaaatcctattgagtgagttcgacatcatttatgtgactcagaaagcagtcaagggacaagcactagtggatcatcttgttgaaaaccct GTActattcataggagaagacattgttgagtcctacgacggttggaggatatTTTTTGACGGAGCGGCAAATTTCAAGGGAGTCGGCATTGGAGCTGTCTTGGTATCGAAAATTGGCCAACATTATCCAGTATCTTTAAAACTcaaatttccctgcaccaacaacatggcggagTATGAAACTTGCATATTAGGACTCAATatggccatcgatatgaatattcaggagctacTGGTGATCggcgattcagatttgcttgtgcaccaggtacaagaagAATGGGCTACCaaaaattccaagatattgccatatctacaCCATGTGCAAGATTTGAagaagaggttcacgaagatagaatttcGGCATATTCCCAGgattcagaatgagttcgccaatgcattggccactttatcatcaatgatacagcatccagacaagaactttaTTGATCCTATCCTAGTAAGGATCCATAGCCAGCCGTCATATTATGcctatgttgaagaagaaacagacggGAAACCTtag